The sequence AGCAGGTAGTGGCTCTATTGGGGAGAGCCATCAAGTATCGCAGATTCTCCTCCACTCCGCGGTTACGACAAATCGAAGATATCAGCACCCTACCGGACCGCATATTCCCGCGCTATCAAGGTGTGCGTTAGAATTCTAAGAAAGAATCCGAGCTATGCTTGTTAACCATATTGACTTAATCGATATCGTATAGAATCCAAAGGAAGCGACCTCCTTGCACTGCAATGGCCTGTGCCGCCACGAAATATTCTCCTGGTACGCAAGAAAGGGGCCCCGGCCGTGACTCAATCTGTGATTGAGTTTGCAAAGTCCGTATCCCCCCACCCTCCAGCTTGCCAGGCGAGTTATATTAACTGAGATTCAGTTATATCAAGTCCACTTATCCCCCAGTTTCCATCCTCTTAGAGCGAGACACTGCCAACGAAATCCACGATGCCTTGCCGTTCCCAGTGTATGCCAACACAACATCTACGGACATTCTCCCCGAGAAGGTGGATTTGATGGTTACTCTGGGCGGTGATGGCACAATTTTGCGGGCTTCGTCCTTTTTCGCCACGTCCAAAACGGTTCCTCCGATTCTGTCGTTTAGTATGGGCACCTTGGGTTTCCTCGGGGAGTGGAAATTTTCAGAATATAAAAGCGCCTTCCGAGAGGTGTACATGTCGGGGTCTGGTTTGGGAGAGCGTGCAGCAGTGCTTGGGAGTCCATCAAAGGACAACGACGAAAAGGCGACCGACAACATGCCGCGAGATTGGTCCACTCTTCGTGGCATGTCTATGGGATTAAGCAGAAGCGCACGGATCCTAGTGAGAAGTAGAATAAGGGTTGGGCTATTCACGCCAGATGGAAAGCCGGTGTATAACAACGGTGTGACTATGTCATCCCCCGCGGATGATGATGCTGGGGTGTACGCGATGAATGAAGTAGTGATTCATCGTGGTAAGCAACCGCATCTTGCGATTGTTGAAGTTTATGTTGGTGGTCGATTCCTCACTGAAGCTGTTGCGGACGGAATGATCATATCTACTCCCACTGGGAGTACGGCTTACAGTCTTAGTTCAGGAGGCAGTATCATTCACCCTCTTGTGCCCTCCTTACTGCTGACTCCCATCTGCCCGCGAAGCCTAAGTTTCCGGCCGTTGGTGATTCCTTCTAGCACACCTGTAACTCTGCGCCTGAGCGAAAAGAATCGCGGCGGTGAAGCGGATGTTAGCATCGACGGTGTTCTGGTAAAGCAAGGTCTTCGAATTGGGATGAAGATCCGTGTGTGGGGCGAGGATATCAAAGTTGTCGACGGCGCCTGGCATGGAGGTATTCCATGCGTGATGCGCAAGACGATAGGTGATGGTGATGCATCTGACGGGTGGGTTGGGGGCTTAAACGGGCTTCTGAAGTTCAATTATCCATTTGGCGCGGAGCCATGATGACccttatttttgaaacttgAAGCCAGAATGTTGTAAATATGGCTGCGTGTGCCCGAGTTTGCTGGCGTAATATTGATACCCAAGCCTGAACTTACCCCGGACCTAGTCAGATTGTTTTGCCATTTTTATCGAGCTGGAGAATTTCGAAACGGGCCAGACCTCGAAGTTGCCAGATTTATTTAAAAACGGCTTTTTGTTGGACTCGCCCGAGTCGCTTATTTTGGGGGGATAACTGTGTTTCAGCTGCGCGTGCTCCATCAGAAATCGTGCCGCCATGGCCGTAGGCTTTCGTATTCCGGAGACGATGTGCGAACAAAATAGATCCCGCCACTCAGCCTACCAACTACCCTTATCTATGCATTGATTCGGAGAGCATATGGGAAATATATCTCCGCCCCTAACTTCTCCCATAGGGTTTCTCAAACCTCGGGGCCTCCTTTCACCTCTTCTCGAGTaggatttttttttcttccctcttGATTAATAATGATACATAATAATCTCGAAGCCCCTTGTCCTGTCCAGGGAGCAGAACAATTTAGGTTTCAGGAGGTTGATGGAAAGGATcaggagtactccgtagagggCTTGGATTCCAAAGGCCTTGATCACTAAAAATTGGATCTAACAAGATACCGCATATAGGATGCAGCTGGATGCGATGCACAGCCTGCGATGCAGCACAATCTCTCCGCTGCCTTGCACTCCGGCAGAGTAGAAATAAATGGACTGAGATGTTGCTGCTGGGGATGTATCAAGTGCCAGATTGACGCTAGACGGGGTGTGCCGCCACTAGTCCGCCCTCCCCCCATGCAATCGCGAGAGGAACAGCCAACTCCAACCACATCCACCTTCAGCCTCCACAAAGGGGGTTTATCAAATTCGCAAATTCACCGCCGATTGCTCCTCTGTCATTTCAAACCCTCGCTCACTAGCTTTCAGCCCTTATTCTTGTGCAACACAGACACTTGTTCATATCCTGATCGGAATTCATTCGCACACTCCCTCTGTTGTCCTGCCATCTCACCTTGTCGGCCTCACTTCATGGCTGGACCCTCACTTTGTCCGCCCCACGCCTATCCCTCGAAAGCAGTTGGTTGCTGAACCAGTCACTACCGTCTGCGTTGCTTGAGCTAGTCATTTGCCTGTTTGGATGAACTCTCAGGCACTGGTTTTGCCCCTTGTTCCTGTTTTATCTCTCTTGAGTCCCAAGCAAGGCAGTGAATTCCTGAGGTAAGCTAACAGCACGTCAGACTTATTTTGAATACTTAATCATGGCACATCTATTTCTCTTTGTCTGGACAGTGTGCCTTACTTAACTGGGTCTTTTTGGGTCTATGTATCGCGTTGGTTATGAATGCCGAAGCAGTGTAGACTGACTCTCTACCACGATATAGTTACCTTAATATCCATACCCCCTCCTTCGAAAAGTCTTTGTGTTAGATACACTCATATCTACAGCTCCTTTCTGGACATGCACATGAGTAACACGGTCTATTGCTGAAAATGGCATCTCAAAAGTAAGTTGCACTCTATCTGCGCATTGTTTTCCCGAGGAACCTGCCCTCAAAACTGTTTAGACCCGGTCACAAAAGTTACCTGGAACTTTTACGTCTCCTTGCAAAGAACATGCAGGTCAATTGCTGATACCAATGCTGATTAACTGAAATCTATAGTGTTTATTCCCGGGACCAGTTCATGAATCCTGGTCCTGCTCCTCGCCCGCCCACAGACCGACCCCGCATTAACACGGCGTCCACTGTGTCAAGCGTTCCCACCAGCTTTAGCCAGATGTCCTTGAACTCGCCGTCCACGCCCACCTTGTCCATATTTCCGAATTCTAGCACACTGTCTTTGAGCCAAAAGAGTGGCCAAGGCGGGGTTGCTGTAATAAAGGAGGGATACGTCCGCTGTAAGGAGGATAAATTCTTAGCCAGCTGGAATCAACGCTATCTAATCCTTCGGGAATTTAAACTCGAATTCTTGAAAAATGAGACTGGCAAGGTGGTCCTGTCTATCCAACTTAACAACATTACCAATGTCACTCGTTCAGAGGATACGCGGATGGCATTTGAGATTACTCGAATTGCCAATCCGAAAGATGCTAATAACCGTGCGGCTCTTACAAGCCGAGACGTAGCCACCAAGACGATTACTTGCGAAGTCAAAAGTGACGACGAGATCTATGAATGGATTGACAAGATCTATGAGCGCTGCCCTGGTATGGGTGGTGTCAGCAACCCAACCAATTTCAGTCATCGTGTCCATGTTGGATTTGACCCTCACACTGGAGCGTTCGTTGGGCTTCCTGCGGAATGGGAGAAACTTCTGACGGCATCCGCTATTACGAAGGAGGATTACAAGAAGAACCCTCAGGCTGTTATTGAGGTCCTTGAGTTCTACTCTGATATCAAAAGGCGTGAGCAAAATCCGCAATATTATCAGGGTATGGGTCCTGGATACCCTTCAAGTCAACGTCCAATGCAATCAGGCCATTCTTCCCCTTCTCAGCGGCTGGTCATGCAACGGAGCGACACCAGCCAGTCTCAGCGACAGTATGGTGAAATGTCATCAAATACTTCTCCGGTTTCGCACCGTAAGGTCTCAGATGCCGACCGTTCTTATGCATCATATCAGCAGGAGGTTTCGAAAGAGATGCCAGACCCGGAGCAGAGACGCCGCATGGACGAGGAAGCTCGACGTATCCGAGAAATGCAACGCCAGCGTGAAGAGGAACAGAATCGCCGAGAACAAGAGGCATATAATGCCTCACTTCCGAAGACCCGTCCACCTCTTGCACAGCAAGAATTAGGCGGATATGGAGGTGGTCGAGTTGAAACGCCTAACAATCGATTTAACCCATCGCGTCCTGCACCTAACATCCCTACTACTGATCGTAGTCGCCAACAGGCTCCAGGGTCACTTCGGCAAATGACTCCACAACGCCCTGCGCCCTCAACCCCCAAAACTGGCACGTCGACATCTCGAGCCGCCGAGCCCCTTAATGGCCAAGGATCTCTCCGTTCAGCGCCACGACCCGACCCATCCCGTCAACCAACATCTGATCGATACGCTCCAGAGAAGCGTCCGAATCTTAATACACCAGGTCAACCTCCAAGCCGTCTTCCGGCTCCTGTACAGCCTGTTAAGCCTCTTAACATTGCAAATAAAACAACTGGTGCCCAGACTAAAGCTGTCCCTGATGGCATTCGACAAGCGGAAGCTGCTCTAACCAAGAAAGCCGAGCCTCGTCACAAGGATGTCCGCATGTCGACTATGTCGGAAAGCGAAGTTATGGAGAGACTTAAACAAGTCGTATCAAAGGATAATCCAAGTGAATCATATAGTAAGCAACGTAAAATCGGTCAGGGCGCGTCTGGTTCTGTATATGTTGCGCGGATTAAGGAAACTGCCACGTCCCCTATTGCTCGTGAACTTTACCGCACGCATGGTCCAAGAGCACAAGTTGCCATTAAGCAAATGGATCTCAAGAGTCAGCCGCGCAAGGAACTCATTGTTAACGAGATCATTGTGATGAAGGATAGTCAACACCCGAACATTGTGAACTTCTTGGATTCGTTCCTGCAGGAGCAAAACAATGAGCTTTGGGTTGTTATGGAGTACATGGAAGGTGGTCCTCTGACTGATGTGATTGAAAACAATCCTGTCATCCAAGAAGATCAGATTGCAACTATCTGCTATGAGGTAAGTCATAGTCCTGCTTTTGAATTTTGATTGATCTGACAACAATCACAGACCTGCAAAGGATTGGCACACCTCCATAGTCAATCAATCATCCACCGTGACATCAAAAGTGATAATGTTTTGCTTGACCGCGTGGGAAATGTGAAGATTAGTATGTTCAAGTCTGGTAATATGCTGTCGCTGTGCTAACAACAGTTGCCTAGCCGACTTTGGTTTCTGCGCAAAGCTTACTGAATCAAAGAGCAAACGTGCGACAATGGTGGGCACACCATACTGGATGGCTCCAGAGGTTGTCAAGCAAAAGGAATACGGGCCACGAGTCGATATCTGGTCTCTCGGTATCATGGCCATTGAAATGATTGAGTCCGAACCGCCCTATCTGAATGAGGAACCTCTCAAAGCTCTGTATCTGATTGCGACCAACGGAACACCACGTCTAAAGAAGCCGGAAAAATTGAGTAAAGAGCTCAAGTCTTTCCTTAGCGTTTGCTTATGCGTCGACGTTCGCAGCCGTGCGTCGTCAGACGAGCTGCTTCAGCATGAGTTCCTCCGGAACGGTTGCAGTCTGGCTAGCCTTGCAGAGTTACTTCGGTGGAAGAAAAACACCGCCCAGTAATTCCAAATCGCTATTACACATTTTGGTGATTGATGCAGTCGTCTCAGACTCCGAAAAATTTTTCCAATTGGGAGCTAATTCCATCCCTTCCGCGGCGGCATTTTCGGCTTGATAAATCATTTGCATAACCTCTCTTGCTTCTAACGACTTGGTTTATTCATGTCCCCGTCCTTCACTCGAGTCATCGTACCCCCCCACACTCTCTCTACGTCTTGGTCGTTATCCGCAATCCTCCACTTTTGCCTATTCCTCTCGGCTTATATCCCGCCTGCGACTTCTTCTCGCCGTTAATGCTCCTTGTTATGTTGCCCATTACCCCTGGCGCTGACAGTATTACCTGGCAGGCGTTTCTGGATTCATGAGGTGTCAATTATAATTAAAAAGAGACGCATATCAACGGCCCATTAGTCAGtccctttcttcttttacgCTCCATGCCTTAAATACCCTATATACATATTTTGAGGCGATAGCGGCAAGCCTTTCAGAGCAATGTTCTCGATTTTCTTCGCCCATGACTGACGCCTTTGATGCCGAATACCTTGATTTCCTCGGATTTTCTGCACAATTCAATTGATCTTCGATTCTAGGTTAAGTTAATTAGTTTGTTCTTTACGATTTTACCggtttttctcttttttttttttttttttccttctctctcAGTCTCCTGCGTCCATCAAATCCGTGGCATTGCATGAGGGTCATCGATGACAAAAAGATTAAATACACTTTTCTTTCCAAGGCAAAATTTTATCAACCTCATTCAGCGATGGTATTTGAATATTCCAGGACCTTTTTTAAGTTATTTTCAGAGATGGCTCATAGGTACTCCCAGAAAGCCCGTAGATATGCGTCAGTCCTCTATCAGCAAAAATGCCCACCCTCTCACCTTCGCTTTTTGAAATCCAGCTTCGTTGTTAGATTAAATATATACATAGGTGTCATTATTAGGGACGAAAAACCAAAATACTCGTCAAACCCTAAAACAAGACAGGGATAAAGGATCAAATGCATTAACGAGGATTATGCGCATCCAGGCAATCCTTAAAGCATAACTCTCCCAACAAAACCAGCCAGTTCCCCAAAAAGGACACCTCTCAGAATAGCCTCGCCTTCTTCAGCAGCCCAGTGTCCTGCATCCATCAGTTTAACCTTCCACGCCTCCTGCTCTTCATGGGGTAGGTCTTCCCATCTTCTGCCCTCTGGTTGGTCTCCATCGCCTCCATTCTCATGAATCCTAACGTCTTGCCCGTGATCTTGGACAATCACGGTCTGGGAATCGCCCTTTGATGAAAGGAGATCTCGTAGTGGGAGCGCGGACGTCCGTATTACTGACGTCTCAGCGGCCTGAGTAGACGTTGATGCTGCCGTCCGTAGGGAATATATAGTGGGTTGGCCTCGACGTCCATCTTCAAACATGTACGGCCTTGCTATTAAATC is a genomic window of Coccidioides posadasii str. Silveira chromosome 3, complete sequence containing:
- the POS5 gene encoding NADH kinase pos5 (EggNog:ENOG410PI65~COG:G~BUSCO:7955at33183) produces the protein MLLVKGHFQKQVVALLGRAIKYRRFSSTPRLRQIEDISTLPDRIFPRYQESKGSDLLALQWPVPPRNILLVRKKGAPAVTQSVIEFANYIKSTYPPVSILLERDTANEIHDALPFPVYANTTSTDILPEKVDLMVTLGGDGTILRASSFFATSKTVPPILSFSMGTLGFLGEWKFSEYKSAFREVYMSGSGLGERAAVLGSPSKDNDEKATDNMPRDWSTLRGMSMGLSRSARILVRSRIRVGLFTPDGKPVYNNGVTMSSPADDDAGVYAMNEVVIHRGKQPHLAIVEVYVGGRFLTEAVADGMIISTPTGSTAYSLSSGGSIIHPLVPSLLLTPICPRSLSFRPLVIPSSTPVTLRLSEKNRGGEADVSIDGVLVKQGLRIGMKIRVWGEDIKVVDGAWHGGIPCVMRKTIGDGDASDGWVGGLNGLLKFNYPFGAEP
- the CLA4 gene encoding Protein kinase (EggNog:ENOG410PFNT~COG:T~BUSCO:2266at33183), with protein sequence MASQNVYSRDQFMNPGPAPRPPTDRPRINTASTVSSVPTSFSQMSLNSPSTPTLSIFPNSSTLSLSQKSGQGGVAVIKEGYVRCKEDKFLASWNQRYLILREFKLEFLKNETGKVVLSIQLNNITNVTRSEDTRMAFEITRIANPKDANNRAALTSRDVATKTITCEVKSDDEIYEWIDKIYERCPGMGGVSNPTNFSHRVHVGFDPHTGAFVGLPAEWEKLLTASAITKEDYKKNPQAVIEVLEFYSDIKRREQNPQYYQGMGPGYPSSQRPMQSGHSSPSQRLVMQRSDTSQSQRQYGEMSSNTSPVSHRKVSDADRSYASYQQEVSKEMPDPEQRRRMDEEARRIREMQRQREEEQNRREQEAYNASLPKTRPPLAQQELGGYGGGRVETPNNRFNPSRPAPNIPTTDRSRQQAPGSLRQMTPQRPAPSTPKTGTSTSRAAEPLNGQGSLRSAPRPDPSRQPTSDRYAPEKRPNLNTPGQPPSRLPAPVQPVKPLNIANKTTGAQTKAVPDGIRQAEAALTKKAEPRHKDVRMSTMSESEVMERLKQVVSKDNPSESYSKQRKIGQGASGSVYVARIKETATSPIARELYRTHGPRAQVAIKQMDLKSQPRKELIVNEIIVMKDSQHPNIVNFLDSFLQEQNNELWVVMEYMEGGPLTDVIENNPVIQEDQIATICYETCKGLAHLHSQSIIHRDIKSDNVLLDRVGNVKITDFGFCAKLTESKSKRATMVGTPYWMAPEVVKQKEYGPRVDIWSLGIMAIEMIESEPPYLNEEPLKALYLIATNGTPRLKKPEKLSKELKSFLSVCLCVDVRSRASSDELLQHEFLRNGCSLASLAELLRWKKNTAQ